One genomic segment of Microbacterium sp. ProA8 includes these proteins:
- a CDS encoding LysR family transcriptional regulator: MFELRRLRLLHELALRGTLAAVAEALAYSPSTISQQLAQLEKEAGVVLLAPDGRRVRLTEHGRILAAHAARALDLDERARGELESLHPGLAPVRVAVMQTAALAIVPAALALLAERAPHLRVELVEMPPERGLFELTARGVDLVIAEQYPGHTRAHTEGLDRETLGTDPIHLAVASADPARSLDDLRDRPWVMEPAGTAARLWAVQQCRAAGFEPDVRYELADLSAHARLVAAGQAVAVLPDLLWEGAAAPVTLLDLPDLPTREIFSAQRTASQARAGILEVRRALRDAFPGRADAGAPGR; encoded by the coding sequence TTGTTCGAGCTGCGACGGTTGCGACTGCTCCACGAACTCGCGCTGCGAGGCACGCTGGCCGCGGTGGCGGAGGCGCTCGCCTACAGCCCGTCGACGATCTCGCAGCAGCTGGCGCAGCTCGAGAAAGAGGCCGGCGTGGTGCTGCTCGCGCCGGACGGCCGCAGGGTGCGGCTCACCGAGCACGGCCGCATCCTCGCCGCGCACGCCGCCCGCGCGCTCGACCTCGACGAGCGGGCGCGCGGCGAGCTCGAGTCCCTGCACCCGGGCCTGGCACCGGTGCGCGTCGCCGTCATGCAGACCGCCGCCCTCGCGATCGTTCCCGCGGCGCTGGCGCTCCTGGCCGAGCGCGCTCCGCACCTGCGTGTCGAACTCGTCGAGATGCCGCCCGAGCGCGGGCTCTTCGAGCTCACCGCTCGCGGAGTGGATCTCGTCATCGCCGAGCAGTACCCCGGACACACGCGCGCTCACACCGAGGGTCTCGACCGCGAGACGCTCGGAACCGATCCGATCCACCTTGCCGTGGCATCCGCCGACCCGGCCCGTTCCCTCGACGACCTGCGCGACCGGCCGTGGGTGATGGAGCCCGCCGGCACCGCCGCGCGGCTCTGGGCGGTGCAGCAGTGCCGCGCCGCCGGGTTCGAACCCGACGTGCGCTACGAACTCGCCGATCTCTCGGCCCATGCGCGGCTGGTCGCCGCCGGGCAGGCGGTCGCGGTGCTGCCCGACCTGCTGTGGGAGGGAGCGGCGGCGCCAGTGACCCTGCTCGATCTGCCCGACCTTCCCACGCGCGAGATCTTCAGCGCGCAGCGCACGGCATCGCAGGCTCGGGCCGGCATCCTCGAAGTGCGCCGCGCGCTGCGCGACGCGTTTCCTGGCCGGGCGGATGCCGGAGCCCCCGGCCGCTAG
- a CDS encoding diguanylate cyclase codes for MRECATESLRTIGRIQSHGMLFGIDEATGVVVVASENVERWLGRDLRESGSDALLAAIRHGVAIDPVRAEFEGALYDVIAHRGTTPLLVELEPIVPDLDYVRTGVVSAIQRLAGLSDPDELRRQAAREIKDITGFDRVMCYHFHDDGHGQVVADEREPDMEPYLGLHFPASDIPSQARALYIEKRSRVIANTEDAGLALQTLLPEEEAVDLGATELRAVSPHHLQFMRNMGQVSTVSFGVLIEDRLVGMFTCAHRSPRRIPVLLRRAIEVMAAQVGTQLAAAHQIHRLRRQLEARERRLSIIAPLYGRSDVGAVLMTGERTVLDVVPSDGALLRIDGAVHTVGVVPSPDRLFAALSALEPGRLVWEALPLEHPELAVESPGVAGLLIVPLGGDGDTLVFLRGEVAHSIDWLGDQRSENRDHPLSPRRSFSAWRESVTGRSLPWGEHAQDALDLGEEIRVAMTARTQAELAELALRDPLTGLHNRRFLDDRLEELLQAPDRPVALVFLDLDDFKVVNDTYGHEMGDAVLAAIGKRLSGVSRASDAVVRLGGDEFVMVCVGAGAAEAAAIAGRAVEAIRQPIMIRGTEIAVNASAGVVGAEPGAAPGELLVAADAAMYRAKRDGGGRVSA; via the coding sequence ATGCGAGAGTGCGCGACAGAGTCGCTGCGCACCATCGGCCGGATCCAGTCCCACGGGATGCTCTTCGGCATCGACGAGGCCACCGGCGTCGTCGTCGTCGCCAGTGAGAACGTCGAGCGGTGGCTCGGCCGCGACCTGCGCGAGTCGGGCAGTGACGCCCTGCTCGCCGCCATCCGGCACGGTGTCGCGATCGACCCCGTGCGCGCCGAGTTCGAAGGCGCGCTGTATGACGTCATCGCGCATCGCGGAACGACACCGCTCCTCGTCGAACTCGAGCCCATCGTCCCCGACCTCGATTACGTCCGCACCGGCGTGGTGAGCGCGATCCAGCGCCTGGCCGGCCTTTCCGATCCCGACGAGCTGCGTCGACAGGCCGCTCGCGAGATCAAGGACATCACAGGGTTCGATCGCGTGATGTGCTACCACTTCCACGACGACGGCCACGGACAGGTCGTCGCGGACGAGCGCGAGCCCGACATGGAGCCGTATCTCGGCCTGCACTTCCCGGCATCCGACATCCCCTCCCAGGCACGCGCGCTCTACATCGAGAAGCGCTCACGCGTGATCGCGAACACCGAGGACGCGGGACTTGCCCTGCAGACGCTGCTGCCGGAAGAGGAAGCCGTGGATCTCGGCGCGACCGAACTGCGCGCGGTCTCGCCCCACCACCTCCAGTTCATGCGGAACATGGGTCAGGTCTCGACGGTGTCCTTCGGCGTCCTCATCGAGGATCGCCTGGTCGGGATGTTCACGTGCGCGCATCGCTCGCCCCGTCGCATACCGGTGCTGCTGCGCCGGGCGATCGAGGTGATGGCGGCTCAGGTCGGCACTCAGCTGGCCGCCGCCCATCAGATCCACCGGCTGCGCCGGCAGCTCGAAGCCCGCGAGCGCCGCCTGTCGATCATCGCGCCCCTGTACGGTCGCAGCGACGTCGGCGCGGTCCTCATGACAGGCGAGCGCACGGTGCTCGACGTGGTGCCGTCGGATGGCGCGCTCCTCCGCATAGACGGAGCTGTCCACACCGTCGGCGTCGTGCCATCCCCGGACCGCCTGTTCGCCGCGCTCAGCGCGCTCGAGCCGGGAAGGCTCGTCTGGGAGGCGCTGCCGCTCGAACACCCCGAGCTGGCGGTGGAGTCGCCGGGAGTGGCCGGCCTGCTCATCGTCCCGCTGGGCGGCGACGGCGACACGCTCGTGTTCTTGCGCGGTGAGGTCGCGCATTCGATCGACTGGCTCGGCGATCAGCGCTCAGAGAACCGGGATCATCCGCTCTCGCCGCGCCGATCGTTCTCGGCCTGGCGCGAGAGCGTCACCGGGCGCAGCCTTCCCTGGGGCGAGCACGCTCAGGACGCGCTGGACCTGGGCGAGGAGATCCGCGTGGCCATGACGGCGCGGACGCAGGCCGAACTTGCCGAACTCGCGCTGCGGGACCCGCTGACCGGCCTGCACAACCGTCGCTTCCTCGACGACCGCCTGGAAGAGCTCCTGCAGGCCCCCGACCGGCCGGTCGCCCTCGTGTTCCTCGACCTCGACGACTTCAAGGTCGTCAACGACACCTACGGGCACGAGATGGGCGATGCGGTGCTCGCCGCGATCGGCAAGCGACTGAGCGGCGTCTCCCGCGCCTCGGACGCCGTGGTGCGTCTGGGCGGGGACGAGTTCGTGATGGTCTGCGTGGGCGCCGGAGCCGCCGAGGCCGCCGCCATTGCGGGGCGCGCCGTGGAGGCGATCAGGCAGCCCATCATGATCCGGGGCACCGAGATCGCCGTGAACGCCTCGGCGGGCGTCGTCGGGGCGGAGCCTGGCGCCGCCCCGGGCGAGCTGCTGGTCGCTGCGGACGCCGCGATGTATCGCGCAAAGCGCGACGGGGGCGGCCGGGTTTCAGCGTGA
- a CDS encoding EAL domain-containing protein yields MRSALSAGELWVAFQPQYDLVATRAALGASPPVPVAVEALCRWNHALLGAVSPERFIPLAEAGEFLDEMDAQVFSRAADEIARWRAEGHPLSLAVNASPAHFSSHYAETVLARLDELDLDPAVMTIEITEAPSPQLRPPMLSAIQSLHSVGVAISVDDYAAGDTTVEMLEALPIDEVKIDRSLTQRTDAEADDAIAAVVESSSDHGWRVVAEGIETVADLERAVARGCHRGQGYLLGLPLSVVEMDELLARV; encoded by the coding sequence TTGCGTTCGGCGCTCTCAGCCGGCGAGCTGTGGGTCGCGTTCCAACCGCAGTACGACCTCGTCGCGACACGTGCCGCGCTGGGGGCGTCACCGCCTGTGCCCGTCGCGGTCGAGGCGCTCTGCCGCTGGAACCATGCGCTTCTCGGCGCGGTCTCGCCCGAACGGTTCATCCCTCTGGCGGAGGCTGGGGAGTTCCTCGATGAGATGGATGCGCAGGTGTTCTCGCGCGCCGCAGACGAGATCGCCCGCTGGCGTGCGGAGGGGCACCCGCTGTCCCTCGCCGTCAATGCTTCCCCGGCGCACTTCTCGTCGCACTATGCCGAGACGGTGCTCGCCCGACTCGACGAACTCGACCTCGACCCGGCGGTCATGACCATCGAGATCACCGAGGCGCCGTCACCGCAGCTGCGCCCCCCGATGCTCTCGGCGATCCAGTCGCTCCACTCGGTCGGCGTCGCGATCTCGGTCGACGACTATGCCGCGGGCGACACCACGGTCGAGATGCTCGAGGCGCTCCCCATCGACGAGGTGAAGATCGACCGGTCGCTCACGCAGCGGACGGATGCGGAAGCGGATGACGCGATCGCCGCCGTGGTCGAGAGCAGCAGCGACCACGGCTGGCGGGTGGTCGCGGAGGGAATCGAGACCGTCGCCGACCTGGAGCGTGCGGTGGCGCGAGGGTGCCACCGCGGCCAGGGCTACCTTCTGGGGCTGCCGCTGTCGGTGGTCGAGATGGACGAGCTGCTCGCCCGCGTCTGA
- a CDS encoding ATP-dependent DNA ligase: MGTLTYDSRVTVSFDDRILAHLQAVIWAKLRRGEAFPFTWTDPMRSGLGRTSIWLSPNVTLTFEYFGGRQPRLNPAWVEALTKAANSPGGLTMVPEPEPPT; the protein is encoded by the coding sequence ATGGGCACGCTCACCTACGATTCACGGGTCACCGTCTCGTTCGACGACCGCATCCTCGCGCACCTGCAGGCAGTCATCTGGGCCAAGCTGCGACGTGGCGAGGCGTTTCCGTTCACCTGGACGGACCCGATGCGCAGCGGCCTCGGCCGCACCTCGATCTGGCTCAGCCCGAACGTCACGCTGACCTTCGAGTACTTCGGCGGACGGCAGCCGCGCCTGAACCCCGCCTGGGTCGAGGCGCTCACCAAGGCTGCCAACTCCCCCGGCGGGCTGACGATGGTCCCCGAGCCTGAGCCTCCCACTTAG
- a CDS encoding thioesterase family protein encodes MNVMWRTLLVMLTARRRLRRRGRLAPTGISRIRLTTLLTDIDLLLHMNNGRYLSLFDLGRWDLLVRTGLWDVMKARGWYAVVSSETVTFRKSLNLWQRFDVESRMIGHDDKAVYLEHRAVVDGEVYARAIIRARMMKRSGGTLSHDELFAAIGRPEGVPEVDEWVHDWAAASALPPTRAEAPSVWS; translated from the coding sequence GTGAACGTGATGTGGCGGACCTTGCTCGTGATGCTGACCGCGCGCCGGCGCCTGCGTCGTCGCGGGCGCCTCGCGCCCACCGGGATCAGCCGGATTCGGCTGACCACGCTCCTCACCGACATCGACCTGCTGCTCCACATGAACAACGGCCGCTACCTGTCGCTGTTCGACCTCGGCCGCTGGGATCTCCTGGTGCGCACCGGGCTGTGGGACGTCATGAAGGCGCGCGGGTGGTACGCCGTCGTGTCGAGCGAGACCGTCACGTTCCGCAAGTCGCTCAACCTCTGGCAGCGGTTCGACGTCGAGTCCCGCATGATCGGCCACGACGACAAGGCGGTCTACCTCGAGCATCGCGCGGTCGTCGACGGCGAGGTCTACGCCCGGGCCATCATCCGGGCGCGCATGATGAAGCGCTCCGGCGGCACGCTGTCGCATGACGAGCTGTTCGCCGCGATCGGGCGTCCCGAGGGCGTGCCCGAGGTCGACGAATGGGTGCACGACTGGGCTGCGGCATCCGCTCTTCCGCCCACCCGTGCCGAGGCGCCCAGCGTGTGGAGCTGA